The sequence below is a genomic window from Chanos chanos chromosome 16, fChaCha1.1, whole genome shotgun sequence.
TAccagtttgtctttttctggGAGTTGTTTCCAGACCTCGGCCAGTTTCTTACTCAGCTCCCCAAAAACTACAGAggacaaagcagaaaaaagaaagagctttaacacacacaatcatccattttaacacacacaatcatccATTTTACATACAGGAGTCTGACTTTGATTTTGTGTACAGAAATTTGACTTTGAGCAAGGTCTTGCTttgagggtgagagaaagagaaaaggagagagaaagagaccgagagagagagagagagggagagagagagagagagagggagagagagagagagagagagagagagtgaaagagagagagtgtgagagagagagagagagagggagagagagagagagagagggagagagagagagagagagagagagagagagagagagagagagagagagagagagagagagagagagagatactgaagTACAAACCTAGGCCAGGCTGTTCAGCATTGATGTTGACCCTGTATTCTTTACAGAATACCTGATACGCCGTTGTGTTCTTCTTTttaggctgagagagaaagagagagaaagtctacagaactttaaaaaaaaaacaacactgcatatacaaacacatcttGGACACATTTTGAGGGTCAGTTTATCCAGGAAACATGTGACTGTATCATTGGACAGGTGATTAAGAAACATCTATAAAATGATGTCAGAAAATGTTATTGTCTATTGACAGTGCTGATTATTAGTGATGATACCTGACcataaatattataattatCAGTAACTGCAGATCTGAGGGTATGTaattatgtatatttgtatgaatCATTATTGGGTGAACAACAGGAGGCTGGAAAATTCTAGAAAGGTTTACTGACCTTATCCTTGtcgtgtttgtctctgtctttctcctctttctttttctttttttcactcgtCATTTCACTGCTCTGATGATGATGGGAAGTGACTGGAGGAGCCATGCTGTACATCCCCGCCCCTGCGCTGTGATTGGAGGAGCTGTGCGTGTGGGAGTGGCTTCGAGAAGGATCACCTGTGGAGAATAAGACAAAAGAgccaagtgaaaaaaaaaagaagaagatgacgGCTGGGAGATAAACTATATGAACGGTGACCCAGTTTGtcattcatgtcttttcttttttttcttctttctttcttttttttctcacttttcttgctccctcctcctcctttgctgtgtttcttttcccTAGAACTCTTGTCTTTatctcgctctctgtctttatctttgtctttctctttcttctttttgctctttttgctttttttcttctttttggagAGGTGCGTGTAGGAGTCGTCAATCACCAGCTCCCCCGCCTCCAGCTCCGGCCCTGAAGAGGAGCTGTCACCTCCCAAACCCCCGAGAGACCCACTGTAGtgtcctaacacacacacgcacgcgcacagccacacacacacacaaacaaagagagacagggaaaaggtGTGTCAACATAATCTGGGGTAAATAACTGTAAAATCTATGTGTATagtaaaaacaagtaaaaatagAACACATAATTAACTCAGTTGGAGAATGTTAATAGTTACGATGAAGTTAATCATATTATAACCAAATTCACTGCAAACatatattaataaattaatgaaatataaaatcagtaaaattttggaaaaaagggaaagaaaagaaaactgaaaatcctttttttttttaactttttttgcaaaaacaaagagttatgggagattaaaaaaaaaaaaaaaaaaaaaaaaaaaaaccccaagtaaataaagaataaattgTCAAACATATGCTGGTATGAGGACTGATATGATCTGTTTAAAATCAATGCATTAGGTTAACAAgcatatgtctctctgtctctctctctctgactctctctctcactcaccctccaCTTCCAGCTCCTTCCCCACCACAGGCAGCGGTTCCCTGTTCTGCACTTTCTTCTTGGGTGGTTTAGACGTCATCGtcctctctctatccttctcttttttcatcccCGCTTTCTTCATCGCCGAAGACGAATGAAGCGCCGTCGAGCCCGAGGATGACGAGGAGTGGGGAGGGAAAGCAAATCCGTCCgtacctcctcctcctcctccccctccctcgtTCTTTTCTTTCGGCGAAAGAATAAGCTTCATCTTCAGACCTTCCGCCTCTCTCAGGGTGAGAGGTTCTCCTTTCCCCGCTCCGCCGTGGAACAGCGAGGatttggaggaagaggaggagtgttTTTTCGAAGACGACGACGACGAAGAGGAGCGCGAGTGGGAGAAAGAGTGGTGGCCGCTTTTGGAGCTGCCGTCGCGTTTTCGATCTTTGGATGAGgaggagtgagaggaggaggaggaggaggggaaggaaGGGTAAGAGGGTTTTTTGTGGAGGTGCGGGCTGGGGTCGGAACCCGTGGCCATCGGGGAGGTGATAGCTTGGAGGAGGCCCATGGCCGTGTCGGTGGAGTGAGAGGCATGATGGGAAGCAccggaggaagagagagacggagagcgGTCGGACGACTTCCGTTTTTTCTTGTGGGAGGACGGACCAGAGCTGTGATGGTCTGATAAGAGATaaaaacacatagagagagtAAATAAGACCTGAGCAGAAGTGGTctgaaagagataaaaacacacagacagagcaaaataACAGTAAATACAATAGTGGGAAGAGAAGTATTTAAACCTGCACCTAGAATTTTTTAGACTTTGCATGGATTATTACATTCCACAAAAAGATTTATTCTGCGAAAACTGTACTGATCCATAGAATACCAAGACAAGTGAGTAATTCCTCCTTTTATAAAATACCATTCTGGTTGGGTTTTGTTAAAAACATTCCAGTTTACGCAACCACTTTTTAACCAGCCAAAGTGACGGCTACAACTAATTTATATTCAGAGAATTGCAAAATATATAAAGTATGAAGTagcattattaatattattacatAGTATTCACAACTGTATCATTAAGTTCATGAGgtattaaataaataaccataGCGAGACAGCAAATGACTACTCTGGCCAAGACTTAGGCACATATACAGAGTCCCTCTTATTACTGCAGGAAGTCAAGCACAAATAAGAACCAATCAGGAGCTGTCTTTTTAGTACCTATAGTGCCCCTCTCCCTTACCTCTGTGATAGTAATCGTCACTCGAAtgcctcttctttttcttgtgtgAGTCTCCGGACAGAAGAAAGAGTTCAGAGTCCTAGAAGCACAGTCAAAGAGAACGATGAAACTGCTCAACACAAAGCTGGGCCTTTTATTTGTCAGGAACTGAACATGACGCTAAGCTAACTACTGCTATCTAACCGActgagcaaagagagagacagaacggtGAGAGAGAAGGCTTGTGTCAGCCTCCTACCAAAACTACCTATGTAACACTGCCAcatgttacatatatatatatatatttgtgtgtgtgtgtgtatatatatatatatacacacacacacacatacacatatatatagataatTACACTGTACTTAAAACTACAATGAAGCTTATAACACAGTGATTATGTTGCAGTTAACCTGAGGCAGAGGAAtatagtttctttcttttttttccaaatgccTGTAACATGTGAAGCACTGCTGCATGAAACACTGTTACAAAGAACTGTAACCCTGGGTAACAGTGTTCATTCAGACACAGATGCTGTAAAGTAGAGGCTGTTTACATCTGCCACTCGTTAGCTGGAATAAGAACTGTGCATAAACTTCTCGCCACAGTGTAACGGCACAGGTATGCGTGTAACATGGGGTAACAGTGTTACAGGTTCTAATGCCCTGCTGTTACCTTGGAGCCTTTCTTGGATGATTTGCGCACCTGCGCGGCGATTTCTTCCTCCTCACGCAGCAAGTCTTTGTACGAacgcctcttctctctctgactgcgaCCAGCGACCAGGCCCACCTCTCCTTCCAAACCTGACATCTCTGGGTCAgaaagaggggtgtgtgtgtgagagagagagagggtacatTGTATCTTATACTTCAATACAGATACACAATAAGGCACcaacaaaaaaatttaaatttccAAGGTTtgcaaaaatgtctaaaaattACCCATCACTccctttttctttatctcttcaAATGCCATTGGTCAGTCGTTTTTCATACATTGAGTTTGACCAACCGGTGACAGCTGATAAACcctgacaaagaaaaacagttatttCCTTTCAGTTTGCATCAAAGAAACGTATGAAGTTGAACCAAAAATCAGCAAATTCATTATCATTTACACCCTCCAATTTTTATTCTTAGTTCTTAAAAATAGCGATCTGCTTGAGCAAACGGTTCTGTATATTTTAATATAGTTTACACAGTATCATTTAATATAATGTAATTTTCTGCAGACGTAACAAGAACAGCAAAATCAAGAGCCTACTTCGAGGTGTAGCATCTAAAAGTTTGTCACTAACCTGTCAAACGGAATAAGCTTTCAAAGTCACTCCTACCACAGAATTTACAAATGCTTTCTTGCTTCTTCCATTTCCGTTACACTTTCAGCTGCAATACagagaaattcattttaaatcaggAGTCCGTTAGGAGTAGCTAATTTTGGATCTTCAGCAGAAATATCACTGTAAGGTACAACAGCCGTATTTCTGCGGCTGTCTGATGTTCGCATAACTTTGCCATCCGTTACCCGATGGCAGCCAACACTAACCACATAATGACATGTACCAGACAAGCGTAACTTATTCCGGCGTAAATTAGTGACAAAGAGTTCGGGATGATAATTGACTGGATATTTCCCGCCTACTTTcgaacagatacacaaacacacccccttACTTCACCGGGAATCCTACTCCCTCTTCTTTCAACCATAAGAACTGAACTAGCTGGGAATGTAGAAGATACTACCGGGGTGTACGAGCGATGACAGCCCGCGGCTTTGCTTAACGTAGGCCACTATCGGGCTCAAATTCAACAGCAACGCATTGGTGCCGTGCAACTGAACTTTATACTATTTTGttgcaagagacagagacattgcATGAGTTACGTtacaactgaaaacaggtgcGGTTTCAAAAGTATATGATATGATTACCTCTATGGATGCTTCGGTTTAAGCGCCGCCAGACGCCATCTTTGAGTCCAGTCAACAACAAAGCGCAGAGCTGAGGGAGGGACTACACGCAAACAAGCGTATGGACACAATGAAAACGCTatttttacaaaattaaaataaatacgTGTTATCCAAGACTTTAACAACCATAGGTCTGCGCTGCATTCGTAAAACCCGTTAgactattttaaaatgtcagatgcTGGATATCTTGAGAAAGACACGCCAATAAAATGTGATTGACATAGTTTATTCATTCACGAATTGTTTTCAACcatttacaaataataataataaaaaaaaaacagtgaacaaTTATGTACAAATCATGCaaggcaaaaaataaaagaaaatcaaaacagttcTTTAAGACGTTTTACAATttataaaacagagacaaaaaaaaaataataataacagtcaGCCATTGTGGtgtcaaaaaaaacacagtatttCAGACAGAGTAAGTTGATTGTTGAAATTTTCTGACTAGAATTAAATTAACAACCAGAATGAGTGTCGGCacatcataaaaaataaatatatttcttttttttatttttgtcatctttCTCCGGGTCATCCATCCACCTCTCCGTTTCTCGTCTCTACCTGTCCCCCAGGTTCTGCATTTGAATGCTGAGGGACGTAAAGCTGGCCAGTAAATCTGTGACTTCATCGACCTGTGAAGCAGAGACATCACTCGAACAGCTCAAAACAGATCCCCACGCTTTCTTCTTATTACACTGACGTGCATAAAACACAAGTCTTTACGTGAAAGGGTCCGCTCTCTCTAACTGTGGTCTAACGGAAGTCAGAAGATGTTTATAACTTAcctgccatgtgtgtgtgtgtccgtgtgcgtgttGAAAAGTACTTACTCTTTAacttgttatgtgtgtgtgtatatgtaaattACCCACCTGTTCTTTAGTGCGTGTGTGCTGTAGTTGCGTGTTGATGtgttccagtctctctctctcctcactctgtcCCATAACGTTCAGGTATTCCATCAGCATCTGAAtaatctgaacacacacacacacacatacacacacacagacaacacgcACTGAAATAATCTGCATACCACATACAGGGAATTAATCACCAGAGTAACTATACTGAAGCATGAGTGGGCATGTAAGACAGCACTGTTATACAAACACGTGCCATTTAATAGAACTACTTGTTGGATCATGTCTCTTGTCTCAACTCTTTATTCGTCAAGCACTGCTAGCACACTGGCTACATACATATAACTCAATAGGCCTGTCTTCTACATTCAGCAAAGCACGCTGTTTAGACATTTAGCGGTAATCTGTCAATATGGCCTGTTCACACTTTGACAGGTTGttacaaaacaaattttgtcacccgttttcttcttttcttttcttttttttttcctcgttaTTGAACAAAGGAATGGGACTCTTTCTCtcaaaattaaacacattttaaatactaTTAATATAGAGCAACAACAGTTTtatcaacaataataataaaaaaaaaactgtaatggcATATCTCGGGTTAATCACCTGTGTGACTTCACCCCTTAGCATTTCCAAGCTTCGGGACTCTCCCTCCTGTAAGATGTTGAGTTTGGAGCGGGCGAGGTGCAGAGGGGTCCTCCCGGCCCGATCTAGGGCGTCCACACGAGCGCCTGCAACCAATTAATGAGTCGCGCGTTACTGAGCCCCATAGGGGAAATGCATTTAACTCGTTCTAACTACTTAGGAGCATCAGGTAGCCTCTGTAGGGTGTCTGGGGACCAACTTTGGTTCTAATTTAACGATGGAACATCACAAACACGTTGAAGTGAATAGCTGAGGTACTATGTAACCAACTTTACAACAcaaagtgttaaattaacactaccgagtgaaaaaaataaactactCTCCAGAGTAAATGCAATAATGAGAATGCTCTAAAgcaatgtcctctctctctcgagtGATTTTTACAGTGTCCAGTGTTAATACAATGCAAAAATAACTCTGCAAAATGTTTCATTGGGAAAAATCAACACCCACAAATTTCAGGGTGTAAAAGGGGTAATAGATTTCACACATGGCCACAATATGACTGCAGCGTTTTATGAAGTCTGAAGATTAACGTCAAtcagacagaaatgaataatatttctgtgtgtgtgttttttttatatatataacagaaatgttctttgttttctcacctCCTCTAAGAAGAGTTGTAATCACAGGAACGTGGTTGGTGCAGGCAGCTGAtggaaaatatttacataaccATACATTAAAATTCACATCCCAAACTCACTTTTTCACACAGGGCCAAAGGTAAACACAAAACCATGCGCAAACATAATTCAGGTGAAGCTACATTTACTCTTTTAACAGACTCCTTCTCTCCTCATAAGGTTCCCTCTGTGACTGTTCTTACCCAAGTGCAACGGTGTGTTCCCAAGACTGTCTCTCTGGTTTGGGTCAGCGCCATAACTCAGCAGTAACTGAactggacacacagagagaaatcaaattTGTATTTCGTTCTTTGACACTCATAAACAGATTTActttacaaatatatatatatatatatataatttttttttaacatttcttaaTTTCAGAGGAAATGTGTTGTACTGAAAACATTAACCGTATGTCTTCAAACTTGACTTCTCGGGTTACACTGAATGTAAATCTTCGCTCTGTCCAGCTTACCGATACTCTCATTGCCGTTACAAGAGGAAAAATGTAGAGCTGTCCGTCCTTTGTCGTCGGCGGCACACGGGTCAGTGTCATCCTCCAAGAGCCTTCGTACTACAAAGCAACAACCAAAAAGCTCACTGGgtcaaaataacagaaaagctCACTGACCgattaatgacattttattaCAATCAGCCGAAAGTGTAGCTACCGACTGTAGCTCGTAGGCGACTGTTACTGTTTTACGTTCATTTCTAAGAGTCAGAAGTATTCTTACCCGTGTCGATGTCGTTGCCGTTGGCTGCCTCTCTTAGTCTCTTAGCAgctgagaaaagacagatgaagaggTTATTCAAACTCTGGGCTACTGCAGGGCAGTATAACATCTCAGATGCTGGGACACAGTTGACTAGAGAATGGTATGTAGCCTACTTTGCATAAACGCTGGACacctttcacaaacaaaaagacctaACTTTACGACACAGACAACTGAAGCACACGCAGGCTGTTGCAGGAATACATACGCTATACACTCACATCATCTCTTCCAACTGCCTTACAATATGGATTGACGTACGAGTGCAAACACATAGTAACTCTTCTAGCTGAAGTTGCTGACAAATTTAAACTCTCGTTACCGTATATGTCCTTTCCAATCGGACCCAAAT
It includes:
- the hmgxb4a gene encoding HMG domain-containing protein 4a — its product is MGLLQAITSPMATGSDPSPHLHKKPSYPSFPSSSSSSHSSSSKDRKRDGSSKSGHHSFSHSRSSSSSSSSKKHSSSSSKSSLFHGGAGKGEPLTLREAEGLKMKLILSPKEKNEGGGGGGGGTDGFAFPPHSSSSSGSTALHSSSAMKKAGMKKEKDRERTMTSKPPKKKVQNREPLPVVGKELEVEGHYSGSLGGLGGDSSSSGPELEAGELVIDDSYTHLSKKKKKSKKSKKKKEKDKDKDRERDKDKSSREKKHSKGGGGSKKSSTGDPSRSHSHTHSSSNHSAGAGMYSMAPPVTSHHHQSSEMTSEKKKKKEEKDRDKHDKDKPKKKNTTAYQVFCKEYRVNINAEQPGLVFGELSKKLAEVWKQLPEKDKLVWKQKAQYLQHKQNKAEATTVKRKISTSENSSKSKGSSKGVGLGSGLTSPGRGSLGMTLSPARVPQVDPIDAAAHLQLLGESLSLIGHRLQETEGMVAVSGSLSVLLDSILCALGPLTCLTAQIPQLNGCPRNVLSNTLDNIAYIMPGL
- the ankrd54 gene encoding ankyrin repeat domain-containing protein 54 yields the protein MDGWSPIVATASDDERSSSEGEYTVPPGTLKDSEKREDDPLGIEGKTRVGFGFTGFGEHALRFNRSSPAAEQELRYLHLLWEPGRGGTGAGTGVAGKPGKITSSKARRHGRARRNLGPIGKDIYAAKRLREAANGNDIDTVRRLLEDDTDPCAADDKGRTALHFSSCNGNESIVQLLLSYGADPNQRDSLGNTPLHLAACTNHVPVITTLLRGGARVDALDRAGRTPLHLARSKLNILQEGESRSLEMLRGEVTQIIQMLMEYLNVMGQSEERERLEHINTQLQHTRTKEQVDEVTDLLASFTSLSIQMQNLGDR